Proteins co-encoded in one Vibrio sp. SNU_ST1 genomic window:
- a CDS encoding diguanylate cyclase domain-containing protein, which yields MLYLAAAQLEKVETTATEQSLSNIRIASSIINSNIEATFGKLYFLETSLSLSTSGPVGEQKFRDISDNILKRTPNFSDIVQYQPQSQQYISTRGLPLSNEQIDAIQWNSIDSVVEGFYISSTYQKPDGRWVFAIKHTTETLNKEIWIEFDLLHTTQGLRDLKTLDRGYVFVVDRATERLVFHPDPKRIGSKSISYHAGISHQLSQGETVGQHEYYYQDNFKITVFDADNSLNWVFVSGTDRHDILTSSHQFTLTGVVLGSLLLLWIGAHYLAHRLNISLSQLNKVDDLASFKRELKAIFNSFTYQKGIQFCLYQAESHSFSTIDYHGNKSTVHSDKALAERFAPETMAYRNSKYADPLARKLKLLQRHYCIPLHSRNQLIAVIYVNAPLPISQSILRMIKDYTEVSLSNLLLHHQLSSKDLMTQLDNKSSFNIAIDNYACEPDIYVALLDIDNFDHVNRAYGEAIGDKMIKLAAEAMRSYFPKPKGLCLARVGDKEFAVLFKANDAKDAKHQLEQCRVSIAEKTIVTPDITLSLSISVGFSQIEGETDSALALAEQAKLIALQLGKNRVEGHIRAVAKAS from the coding sequence ATGCTCTATCTTGCTGCTGCTCAACTTGAAAAAGTAGAAACGACAGCAACCGAACAATCACTTTCAAATATTCGTATCGCAAGTTCCATCATCAATTCCAACATCGAAGCCACATTCGGCAAACTCTATTTTTTGGAAACCAGTTTAAGCTTGTCTACATCAGGCCCAGTCGGTGAACAAAAATTCAGAGACATCAGTGACAATATTCTTAAGAGAACACCTAACTTCTCCGATATTGTTCAATACCAGCCTCAATCCCAACAATATATTTCAACTCGTGGCCTGCCTCTTTCTAATGAGCAGATCGACGCCATCCAGTGGAATTCAATAGATAGTGTTGTAGAAGGTTTTTACATCTCTTCTACCTATCAAAAACCCGATGGTCGTTGGGTTTTCGCGATCAAACACACGACGGAAACGTTGAACAAAGAAATATGGATTGAGTTTGACCTTTTGCATACCACGCAAGGTTTGAGAGACTTAAAAACATTAGACCGTGGCTATGTATTTGTGGTTGATCGAGCAACCGAACGATTGGTTTTCCATCCTGATCCGAAACGCATTGGCTCCAAATCCATCAGCTATCATGCAGGCATCAGCCACCAGCTCTCGCAAGGTGAGACCGTCGGCCAACACGAGTACTACTATCAAGATAACTTCAAAATAACGGTATTTGATGCTGACAACAGCTTAAACTGGGTATTCGTCTCGGGCACAGATCGTCACGACATACTCACCAGCTCACACCAATTTACGCTAACTGGCGTGGTACTCGGGTCACTGCTTCTATTATGGATTGGCGCGCACTACCTGGCTCACCGCTTGAACATATCGTTATCTCAACTGAATAAAGTTGATGATCTCGCCAGCTTTAAACGAGAGTTAAAAGCCATATTCAATAGCTTTACCTATCAAAAAGGCATTCAATTCTGCCTTTATCAAGCAGAGAGCCATTCATTCAGTACCATCGATTATCATGGAAACAAATCAACGGTACATTCTGACAAAGCCCTTGCTGAGCGATTTGCTCCCGAGACCATGGCTTATCGAAACAGCAAATACGCGGATCCATTGGCACGTAAACTCAAATTACTCCAACGCCACTACTGTATCCCTTTGCACTCTCGTAACCAGCTAATCGCGGTGATTTACGTCAATGCGCCCCTGCCGATCAGCCAAAGTATTTTACGAATGATCAAAGATTACACCGAAGTCTCATTGTCTAACTTACTGCTCCACCATCAATTAAGTAGTAAGGATCTCATGACTCAGTTAGACAACAAAAGTAGTTTCAACATCGCGATCGACAACTACGCATGCGAACCCGATATCTATGTAGCTCTGCTCGACATCGATAACTTTGACCACGTAAATCGAGCTTACGGTGAAGCGATTGGCGACAAGATGATAAAGCTTGCCGCAGAAGCGATGCGTTCTTACTTCCCTAAGCCAAAAGGACTTTGCCTTGCTCGAGTTGGGGACAAGGAGTTCGCCGTTTTATTCAAAGCGAATGATGCGAAAGATGCCAAGCACCAATTGGAACAATGTCGAGTCAGCATCGCCGAGAAAACCATAGTTACTCCGGATATCACATTGTCACTTAGTATCAGCGTCGGGTTTTCGCAAATAGAAGGCGAAACAGACTCTGCTTTAGCCCTTGCGGAACAAGCAAAGTTAATCGCACTACAACTTGGAAAAAATCGAGTGGAAGGCCACATCAGAGCCGTTGCCAAAGCGTCGTAG
- a CDS encoding acyltransferase has protein sequence MLDNLRMVLNVLFVTINTAMTAFTVSFFGLIKLILPISTVQKSCTRLANFTFWCWASLNLWMLNVNNDIEWQVEGGDDISTKQWYLMMSNHLSWADIVILSSVLKDKMPMTKFFLKHELLYVPFVGLACWGLDMPFMRRHSREFLLRNPDRRNDDFDAINKACTKFKWAPTTLVNFVEGTRTNHEKLATAKTPYRHLLKPKTGGVAFALSAMGPILDGIVDVTLAYPENQVSPFEDMLKGKMTKVVVRIKLHPMDENVNGNYFEDKAFKRRFHSWLNSTWKEKDDFLDTVYIDTDSGKEER, from the coding sequence ATGCTTGATAACCTTCGTATGGTGTTGAACGTATTGTTCGTGACCATCAATACCGCAATGACTGCGTTTACTGTGAGCTTCTTTGGCCTCATCAAACTGATTCTTCCAATCTCTACTGTTCAAAAGTCATGTACTCGTTTAGCGAATTTCACGTTTTGGTGTTGGGCGTCGCTCAATCTTTGGATGTTGAACGTGAATAACGATATTGAGTGGCAAGTGGAAGGTGGGGACGACATCTCGACCAAGCAATGGTATTTGATGATGTCGAATCACCTCAGCTGGGCAGATATCGTGATCTTGTCTTCGGTCTTGAAAGACAAGATGCCGATGACCAAGTTTTTCCTTAAGCATGAATTGCTGTACGTTCCTTTTGTTGGTTTGGCTTGTTGGGGCTTGGATATGCCTTTTATGAGACGTCACTCGCGTGAGTTCTTGCTGCGCAACCCAGATCGTCGCAATGATGACTTTGATGCAATTAATAAGGCATGTACTAAGTTCAAATGGGCACCGACAACCTTGGTGAATTTTGTGGAAGGGACTCGTACAAACCACGAGAAATTGGCGACAGCGAAAACACCGTATCGACACCTACTTAAGCCAAAAACAGGTGGGGTGGCATTTGCTCTATCGGCAATGGGCCCGATCTTAGATGGTATCGTGGATGTCACACTGGCTTATCCAGAAAATCAGGTTTCTCCGTTTGAAGACATGCTGAAAGGTAAAATGACCAAGGTGGTGGTGCGTATTAAACTGCACCCAATGGATGAGAACGTGAACGGTAATTACTTTGAAGATAAAGCGTTTAAACGTCGTTTCCACAGTTGGTTGAATAGTACATGGAAAGAGAAAGATGACTTTCTTGATACGGTATACATTGATACGGATTCTGGAAAAGAAGAACGGTAA
- a CDS encoding tRNA (adenine(22)-N(1))-methyltransferase TrmK, with translation MKLSNRLQTLHSLVSNDYQHIWDCCCDHGFLGVQLLSDHKAPQIHFVDIVPSLMNELEGKLTRYFPQDNSDQQAITSQWQVYCLDVAAIPLEKHTGRHLVIIAGVGGDLTQKLVDDIHCKHPDKAIDFLLCPVHQQFDLRNHLKALNFGLIDEVLIEENRRYYEILLVSNNQGESDKNQGENGNNRTVTEISSVGDKIWTPNCEQQKQISQQYKAKTLQHYLRIHQGQEKQGKTSEVKHIIEAYQAI, from the coding sequence ATGAAGCTAAGTAACCGACTGCAAACTCTCCACTCCCTTGTCAGCAATGACTATCAACACATTTGGGACTGTTGTTGTGATCACGGCTTCTTGGGTGTTCAGCTATTATCTGACCACAAAGCACCGCAGATTCATTTTGTCGATATTGTCCCTTCTCTGATGAATGAACTGGAAGGCAAACTAACTCGTTACTTTCCCCAAGATAATTCAGACCAACAAGCGATTACCAGCCAATGGCAAGTCTACTGCTTGGATGTCGCAGCGATTCCATTGGAAAAGCACACTGGCAGACATCTAGTCATTATTGCGGGTGTGGGAGGCGACCTAACACAAAAGCTCGTCGACGATATTCATTGCAAGCATCCAGATAAAGCGATCGATTTTTTGCTTTGCCCGGTTCATCAGCAGTTCGATCTAAGAAATCATTTAAAGGCGCTCAATTTCGGCCTAATTGATGAAGTGTTAATTGAAGAGAACCGTCGTTACTACGAGATTTTATTGGTCAGCAATAACCAAGGTGAAAGCGACAAAAATCAAGGTGAAAACGGCAATAACCGAACGGTAACTGAGATATCAAGCGTCGGTGACAAGATCTGGACTCCGAACTGTGAACAACAAAAGCAAATATCACAGCAATACAAAGCCAAAACATTGCAGCACTACTTGCGCATCCATCAAGGACAAGAGAAGCAAGGCAAAACCAGTGAGGTTAAGCACATCATTGAGGCTTACCAAGCGATTTGA